From Methanobacterium alcaliphilum, one genomic window encodes:
- a CDS encoding type 1 glutamine amidotransferase family protein produces the protein MKVYIYLLNTLADWEISYLTAELNSGRYLDKKIPPVDLIKIGNTTEPIKTMGGIAITPDETIDNIKFEEDDLLILPGADTWREEENKKIIDIVSSIINEKVIIAAVCGATIALANKGILNNRKHTSNDIEVLKMFCPEYTGENFYLNQPAVTDDNLITASGLAPLEFSYEILKRTNLMKTETLEAWYQLYKTNDSKYFYALMESIEEA, from the coding sequence ATGAAAGTATACATATACCTATTAAATACATTAGCAGATTGGGAAATCAGTTATTTAACTGCTGAACTTAATAGTGGCAGATATTTGGATAAAAAAATACCTCCGGTTGACCTTATAAAAATTGGGAATACCACAGAACCCATAAAAACAATGGGAGGTATTGCAATTACTCCAGATGAGACTATTGATAATATCAAGTTTGAGGAAGATGATTTACTTATTTTACCCGGAGCAGACACGTGGAGAGAGGAGGAAAATAAAAAAATAATAGATATCGTTTCCAGTATTATAAATGAAAAAGTAATCATTGCCGCAGTTTGTGGAGCCACAATAGCCCTTGCAAATAAAGGAATATTAAACAATAGAAAACATACCAGCAATGACATAGAAGTTTTAAAGATGTTTTGCCCCGAATACACCGGAGAAAATTTCTATTTAAATCAACCAGCAGTTACAGATGACAATCTAATAACAGCTAGTGGTCTTGCCCCATTAGAGTTTTCATATGAAATATTAAAAAGAACAAATTTAATGAAAACTGAAACACTGGAAGCATGGTACCAATTATATAAAACTAATGATTCAAAGTATTTTTATGCCCTAATGGAATCCATTGAAGAAGCATAG
- the tsaA gene encoding tRNA (N6-threonylcarbamoyladenosine(37)-N6)-methyltransferase TrmO, which produces MKIESKTIEEKQVASISHIGPVENMRDLIGELISWVMKKRLEITGPPFVVYYTSPMEVAPEKMEYDVGIPFQGKITDEGKVSVKILPQHHVLSTIHQGPYQQVGSVYGMMMEHIFKEGYEIIGVPREIYMNSPGEVPESELLTEIQFPIIPESIMKDADLSIEFFNLKQNTESYNIYKIGEVKLENSKTYLKILEPYRPAIKNLVDFSHVMVFWWADKFASDRYRTALRTKLPYATNRQSGVFATRSEYRPNPIALTTCRIIEVDEKGGIIEISGMDAFEGTPVIDLKPYSPSFDRVKEPKIPKWLSFLWPQWKGEY; this is translated from the coding sequence ATGAAAATTGAATCAAAAACCATAGAAGAAAAACAGGTGGCTAGCATATCACACATAGGGCCAGTAGAAAATATGAGAGATTTAATAGGGGAATTAATCAGTTGGGTAATGAAAAAAAGGCTAGAAATCACCGGACCACCATTTGTTGTATATTACACCAGCCCCATGGAAGTTGCACCTGAGAAAATGGAATATGATGTGGGAATACCATTTCAAGGAAAAATAACAGACGAAGGCAAGGTCAGTGTGAAAATATTACCACAACACCATGTTCTATCCACCATCCACCAGGGACCATATCAACAAGTGGGTTCAGTTTATGGGATGATGATGGAACATATATTCAAAGAAGGATACGAGATAATTGGAGTTCCCAGAGAGATCTACATGAACAGCCCGGGAGAAGTCCCTGAAAGTGAGTTATTAACTGAGATACAGTTTCCCATCATCCCCGAATCGATAATGAAGGATGCAGATTTAAGCATCGAATTTTTCAACCTAAAACAGAACACAGAATCATATAACATCTACAAAATTGGAGAGGTAAAACTGGAAAATTCCAAAACGTATCTGAAAATTTTGGAGCCTTACAGACCTGCAATCAAGAACCTCGTTGATTTCAGCCATGTAATGGTATTCTGGTGGGCGGATAAGTTTGCTAGTGATAGATATAGAACTGCATTACGCACCAAACTTCCCTATGCAACCAACAGACAATCTGGTGTATTTGCCACCCGTTCTGAGTACAGGCCCAACCCAATTGCATTAACTACTTGTCGAATAATTGAGGTAGATGAAAAAGGAGGAATAATAGAAATATCTGGCATGGATGCCTTTGAGGGCACACCAGTTATAGATTTAAAACCATATTCTCCATCTTTTGATCGTGTTAAAGAACCAAAGATACCGAAATGGCTTTCTTTCCTGTGGCCTCAATGGAAAGGAGAATACTAA
- a CDS encoding ATP-dependent DNA ligase translates to MEMLEPMLATLKEGNFNLTGVWISEPKLDGERIIAMREGDNIRLWTRRHIESSYKFPEIVEDLKNNVKGDKWILDGELTVPGGFRKLLKRNVEDKLKISILSKKLPGTYHIFDIPQIDGEDLTQKPLAERKKILLKIVNPGNNTHIVPFQLVTSETVQEQFKKSLEEGHEGMVLKKADSFYEAGKRSNEWLKIKRKETIDVNIIGATISNGSIPFGALIMEKDGQYFGKVGTGFSDLDRKEIVEYLEKNKEDTDIPLSSNIDVLFTTRPLPAEIKANEVINGKPRAPVWVRFRWG, encoded by the coding sequence ATGGAAATGTTAGAACCAATGCTCGCAACACTCAAGGAAGGAAACTTTAACTTGACAGGAGTTTGGATTAGTGAGCCAAAATTGGATGGGGAAAGAATAATAGCCATGCGTGAAGGGGACAATATTAGACTATGGACTCGTAGGCACATTGAAAGCTCTTATAAATTCCCGGAAATTGTTGAAGATTTAAAAAATAATGTTAAGGGCGATAAATGGATTTTGGATGGTGAGTTAACAGTTCCAGGAGGATTTAGAAAATTGTTAAAACGTAATGTTGAAGATAAACTCAAAATATCAATTTTATCCAAGAAATTACCTGGAACATACCATATTTTTGATATTCCCCAAATTGATGGTGAGGACCTAACTCAAAAACCATTAGCAGAGCGCAAAAAAATCTTATTAAAAATTGTAAACCCTGGAAATAATACACATATAGTGCCTTTTCAGTTAGTAACCAGTGAAACTGTTCAGGAACAATTCAAAAAATCTCTGGAGGAAGGTCATGAGGGCATGGTTCTAAAAAAGGCCGATTCTTTTTATGAAGCAGGGAAAAGATCTAACGAGTGGCTTAAAATTAAACGAAAGGAGACAATTGACGTTAACATAATTGGGGCCACAATTAGTAATGGCAGCATTCCTTTTGGAGCCCTCATCATGGAAAAAGATGGCCAATATTTTGGTAAAGTTGGCACGGGATTTAGTGATTTGGATAGAAAAGAGATCGTAGAATATTTAGAAAAAAACAAAGAAGATACGGATATTCCTTTATCATCTAATATTGATGTTCTTTTTACTACGCGCCCTCTGCCTGCAGAAATTAAGGCCAATGAAGTTATTAATGGGAAGCCCCGCGCTCCAGTATGGGTAAGATTTAGATGGGGATAA
- a CDS encoding GyrI-like domain-containing protein — protein sequence MNSNQKLPQPKKIEVTDVKALKLMGCVYYGDPFHSNQEWSTENEIGVTWNRFHRLCYLHEEILCEKAIGDVAYEVHIQPDDYKETGKFYVYVGVEVKKLDEMPLEMFAKTLPPTKYAVFTYKGEDMFNGGTYIWSEWLPSSEYEESYPYMLQAYDKSRFRGLDDPESEVDFYVPVKLR from the coding sequence ATGAACTCCAATCAAAAGCTTCCCCAACCAAAAAAAATTGAAGTAACTGATGTAAAAGCTTTAAAACTAATGGGCTGTGTTTATTATGGGGATCCATTTCATTCAAATCAAGAGTGGAGTACAGAAAACGAGATTGGAGTTACCTGGAACCGATTTCATAGATTATGCTATTTACATGAGGAAATACTGTGTGAAAAGGCAATAGGGGATGTGGCATATGAAGTTCACATCCAACCAGATGATTATAAGGAAACCGGGAAATTTTATGTGTACGTGGGGGTTGAGGTGAAAAAACTGGATGAAATGCCCCTGGAAATGTTTGCTAAGACACTTCCCCCCACCAAATACGCGGTCTTCACTTACAAAGGAGAAGATATGTTTAATGGGGGGACTTACATCTGGAGTGAATGGCTTCCCAGTTCAGAATATGAGGAATCATACCCTTACATGCTGCAAGCCTATGATAAAAGCAGATTTAGGGGCCTTGATGATCCAGAGTCAGAAGTTGATTTTTATGTACCTGTAAAACTTAGATAA
- a CDS encoding YoaP domain-containing protein, whose amino-acid sequence MDKKFYLKKGFEVCDEAPPYFEMLMKKFTEDAPTPHFTEKAKKAEIPGKKGLTFYYTDMCPFNADYVDIMIDVAHKHSIKTENIKVESLKTAKDLTTPFGIFSVFYNGEFLTHEVLAEKKFDNFKNCYWLKRP is encoded by the coding sequence GTGGATAAAAAATTCTATCTTAAAAAAGGGTTTGAAGTATGTGATGAGGCACCACCCTACTTTGAAATGCTAATGAAAAAATTCACTGAAGATGCACCCACACCCCACTTCACAGAAAAGGCCAAAAAAGCAGAAATTCCTGGAAAAAAAGGATTAACATTTTATTACACGGACATGTGTCCGTTTAATGCAGATTATGTGGATATAATGATAGATGTTGCTCATAAACACAGTATAAAAACTGAAAACATTAAAGTGGAAAGTTTAAAAACAGCAAAAGATTTAACAACTCCTTTCGGGATTTTCAGTGTGTTTTACAATGGAGAATTCTTAACCCATGAAGTACTGGCTGAGAAAAAGTTTGATAATTTTAAAAACTGTTATTGGTTGAAGAGACCCTAA
- a CDS encoding Ku protein, whose amino-acid sequence MRSIWTGSIKFGTIFIPIRLYAASGNLHMGFHLVHKTDCGRVHYKKVCEKDGKELKRDEIAKAIDIAGECIQFTDDEIKNLHPFSTRTMEILGFCNFEEIPMISLGKSYYIGTENPKKGDSGQSFHLLKEVMGKLDDVAVVKWVQRNNEYIGVLKTHEDGFLLKQLLYFEQVRSAEEVEIIKSEVDPELVDKALQVAKNMKLDFDWTEYFETYNQQLMELIGKKAAGDEIIPEIKPPETRSLQKELDKMLAIMEEE is encoded by the coding sequence ATGCGGTCTATTTGGACAGGTTCTATAAAATTTGGGACTATTTTTATACCCATCAGATTGTATGCTGCCAGCGGAAACCTCCATATGGGGTTTCATCTAGTGCATAAAACAGATTGTGGTAGAGTTCATTACAAAAAAGTGTGTGAAAAAGATGGGAAAGAGCTTAAACGTGATGAAATTGCTAAAGCTATAGATATTGCCGGTGAATGCATACAATTCACTGATGATGAGATTAAAAATCTTCATCCGTTCTCAACTCGAACTATGGAAATTCTCGGATTCTGTAATTTTGAGGAAATACCTATGATATCCCTGGGAAAATCTTACTATATTGGAACTGAAAATCCCAAGAAAGGAGATTCTGGACAGAGTTTTCATTTATTAAAGGAAGTTATGGGTAAACTGGATGATGTTGCAGTGGTTAAATGGGTGCAACGGAATAATGAATACATAGGAGTTTTAAAAACCCATGAAGATGGATTTCTTTTAAAACAGTTATTATACTTTGAACAGGTAAGATCAGCCGAAGAAGTAGAAATCATCAAATCAGAGGTGGATCCGGAACTGGTTGACAAAGCCCTTCAAGTTGCAAAAAATATGAAATTGGACTTTGACTGGACTGAATACTTTGAAACCTATAATCAACAGTTAATGGAACTAATTGGGAAGAAAGCTGCAGGTGATGAAATAATTCCAGAAATTAAACCTCCAGAAACACGTTCACTTCAAAAAGAGCTGGATAAAATGTTGGCCATCATGGAAGAAGAATAA